Below is a genomic region from Micropterus dolomieu isolate WLL.071019.BEF.003 ecotype Adirondacks linkage group LG16, ASM2129224v1, whole genome shotgun sequence.
ttgtgcgtgaataaatccaaaattgtgtGTGGTAGATTTGGAAGAGACATGAAATGTTCGAATAATTtttcaccattgatgaaccacacaaagaatattccACGATGTGCATGCAATTGTTGGTGGGCATGCAGAGGCAAGCAGAGagtaaaaaagataaaaaataagcCTCATTAGAGATAGAGACCGCAGCTTCTCAAGACTAAAGCGGAACTACAGTGTGTCACCTATCCCCCACActcactccacacacacacgagtcaactataggcaagacttgacaattctgattcgacaaTGTAAATCTTTAGTCTGGGACAGTTATAATAAAACTGTCAgtataaaagaaacatttgctACTTTCCTGCTTCAGGAGAGCTTTTCATCTAACTAGAGAACGAGAAAGTGTGTTTCCCAAATTTTCGTATTATTGTACACAAAATTTTTCCATCCCTCTTTAATTTTGTATCTCTTTCAACCTGCGGAAACATGTCTCTCTTTAGGTGTGACGAGTACATGACACAGCTGGATGAGATGCAGAGGCAGCTGGCTGCAGCTGAGGATGAGAAGAAGACTCTGAACTCCCTCCTACGAATGGCAATCCAGCAGAAACTGGCACTCACCCAGCGCCTGGAGGATTTGGCCTTTGATCAAGAGCAGACCCACCGCACCCGCAGGGGCAGGTTGATCCGCGGGAAGATCATCACCCCCAAAGTAAGTCCCCCGGCATCGGCTTCGGCCTCCAACCTAACCCAAGGTTCCACTTTGGCCCCTGTCAGCCTCCCCCCTTCCGGCCTTACTAGTACTACATCAGTTCTTCCTGATGATTCCACTGCGCCCCTTAGTCCATCTGTGGTCAGTGCAGCTGCTGCAACTCTGGCTTCAGTTCTCACCTCCCCTTCGTCACACATGCCTCCTCGCAGTCCATCATCCCTAGGAGTTGCCTCATTGGCTGGTTCTCCAGCGATAGACAGTCCCCCATCTCTGGAggccccctcctctccctcggCACGGACCCCACCCTCAACCCCTCTGAGGCTGGCTCAACACCAGTGGACCCTGGGGGTACGGACATTTGTAGCTGACTCCCAGAGTTTCAGTGTCAACATCTCCCCTGCTCTGCCCCGTGGCTCGGGCCTCTCCAGGCACTACACACCAGACTCTCATACATCTCCCTCATCGACCACCACCACCAGGCCCATCCAGCCAGGATCTGCCCCCTCCTCTCCCTACAGGTCTTCTGTTCTGGGGCTCAGACGCTCCACATGGAGCCCCTCACCCCGAACTCGACCATTGTCCACCCTGACGCGCtcctctgtgctctacactccttcatcctcctccctatattcctcctcctcctccccctccccttcGTCTTTCCACAGCAATTCCTCTACATACTACAGTTCCTCTCCTGCTTTTACCCCCTCTAGCTCTTACCTCACCTCTGGCACCTCCACTTCCTACAGTCACTCCACCCACTACACACCCCTTTACCCCAGATACTACAGTTCTTACCAGCCTCGAAACTGATCCCTTACTGTAAATCCTTTACCATAAGCCATTTGAAGGCTTTTCCACAAGGCTCCTGCCTAAAAGACCCTAAAAGTGCAACTAGCATCATCTTTCTCTTTTCACCTCGTCGCCTGAGAGAGTGGTGGCTCACAGAGAGGAGGGCAGAGTGGTTTCCTGTTTCCCAGTTACTGTTTTCCTGTGCCTAAGCTTTGGCCAATGGTTTCTGAATGTTCAGTGACTTTCCTCAGGGATTTGACATAAGGAGCACAAGCGGCCCCAACTTACTTTTATTCTGAGGCTGCCGATTGGTCCATAGGAGGATGTTAAGAGACTTTTTAATGAGAGTTTTTAGCATTTAGGTTCTTCAGGTTGCAACCACAAATGCATGGAGTGATTAAGACACAGACACTCAGACATTGACTGGACACATTGTGGACACTTTCATACATTCAAATGAGGGTTATGACATTAAATATCATCCTCTATACTCAATGTAATGTCCACTCTGTTTTAAATGGTAGTGAGTCTCATACACTgtgtacacaaacactgtaaaccaCATGTCATAGGAATATCGCTGTTCAGTGCAAACATTGTCCTTTGTTGATGAGGTACTTGGATGCTTAAGGGTTCAGTATGACTCAAACATAttaagttgtgtgtgtttatatctgTTTTGGATGGCCACACTCAAAGGGTGGGGCGAGATGAATGTTGTCCTAGAGAGGGACGAGAGAAGATTATCTCTCCTCAAAGGAATTTGTGGTATTGCATTTAGTGATGGTACCATGGTTTAGAAATTAGTGGGGTCCagaatttttgtttcttttaatagtGCCTAAACACAACCAAAAGTATACACTACAGTCACACAAACTAATGATAACACTGTAATGAAATACATTCAAAGGGAACTGTtggcaaaaaatacttttatgtCACCCTATCCATgctacacacctctgtgaagctagAAGGCTCAGCTAGaatctcaaaccaaccatttttatccataccaaacacacatcaacaccAAGCATGTAAAtgagcttatatcacaacaACATCTCTGTGAACAGTGCTGTTGTTGCCATCT
It encodes:
- the LOC123985084 gene encoding protein bicaudal D homolog 1-like isoform X2; amino-acid sequence: MKRMAQVPLGCIQIHICKWDNDYMNNNKIQQVKHLQRAVDRSLQLSRQRAAARELAPLLDKDKESCMEEILKLKSLLSTKREQIATLRLVLKANKQTAEGALANLKSKYDAEKSMVTDTMMKLRNELKALKEDAATFSSLRAMFATRCDEYMTQLDEMQRQLAAAEDEKKTLNSLLRMAIQQKLALTQRLEDLAFDQEQTHRTRRGRLIRGKIITPKVSPPASASASNLTQGSTLAPVSLPPSGLTSTTSVLPDDSTAPLSPSVVSAAAATLASVLTSPSSHMPPRSPSSLGVASLAGSPAIDSPPSLEAPSSPSARTPPSTPLRLAQHQWTLGVRTFVADSQSFSVNISPALPRGSGLSRHYTPDSHTSPSSTTTTRPIQPGSAPSSPYRSSVLGLRRSTWSPSPRTRPLSTLTRSSVLYTPSSSSLYSSSSSPSPSSFHSNSSTYYSSSPAFTPSSSYLTSGTSTSYSHSTHYTPLYPRYYSSYQPRN
- the LOC123985084 gene encoding protein bicaudal D homolog 1-like isoform X1; the protein is MSSDNSKVLLTPRLARRLAAVASTTSTPGESRSPSESPSKELLSGELQVPSEQSLPPCTPPTCSPSISASSSSSSSSSLALEPAGELRREPMNICNLNAIIRDQVKHLQRAVDRSLQLSRQRAAARELAPLLDKDKESCMEEILKLKSLLSTKREQIATLRLVLKANKQTAEGALANLKSKYDAEKSMVTDTMMKLRNELKALKEDAATFSSLRAMFATRCDEYMTQLDEMQRQLAAAEDEKKTLNSLLRMAIQQKLALTQRLEDLAFDQEQTHRTRRGRLIRGKIITPKVSPPASASASNLTQGSTLAPVSLPPSGLTSTTSVLPDDSTAPLSPSVVSAAAATLASVLTSPSSHMPPRSPSSLGVASLAGSPAIDSPPSLEAPSSPSARTPPSTPLRLAQHQWTLGVRTFVADSQSFSVNISPALPRGSGLSRHYTPDSHTSPSSTTTTRPIQPGSAPSSPYRSSVLGLRRSTWSPSPRTRPLSTLTRSSVLYTPSSSSLYSSSSSPSPSSFHSNSSTYYSSSPAFTPSSSYLTSGTSTSYSHSTHYTPLYPRYYSSYQPRN